The genomic stretch GGCATCCAGGCGGTCGTCGTCCTCCAGGGCGTCGCTGACCATCTCCCTGATCCGGTCGTCGCTGCGCTGGTAGCCCTTAGGCCCCTTGCCGCGGTGGCCCTCGGTGGTGCCGTAGCCCCCATACCTGGGGCCCTGGCCACTGCCCATTCCCATGCCCCCCTGGCCTGACCACGAGTCCTGACCCTGCTGGCGGCCGAACTGACCGCCGTAGCTCGGGGTGCCGAAACCCTGGCCACCATACCCCTGCGAGGTGTCGCGCTGGTTCATGCCGCCCATACCGGACGGGCCATACCGGTCGTCCTGACGGCCACCCTGCCACTGGCCGCCGCCCTGGAACCGGCCTCCACCCTGCTGGTCACTGGGGCCGCGCCACGTCATGGTGTCGGCGTCCCAGCGCATGTTCGGGTTCTGGCCGGAGCCCTGGGCATACCCCTGGTTCTGACCGTAGCCCTGACCTCCGAAGTCGCCCTGACTGCGGTACCGGTCATCCATCCCGCCCTGTGAACCGTAGCCCTGACCGCCATAGCCCTGGCTGCCGGAATACTGGCTGGCCCGATCATCCTGACCGCCATACCCCTGAGTACCGTACCCCTGGTTACCGCTGCCCTGGCCGCCGTACTGGAGGCGTCCGCGCTCTGACATGGAACGGTCGTCCTGCCAGCCGTCGCGCTGGCCCCATTCTCGGGGCTCCTGCGCGTAGCGGTCGTTCTGGTTACGGTCGAAACGATCATCACGGGAGCGGGTCATAGAAACCTCCGTGCAGTCCGGAGGCATGGAACGTCCACGCCGGGTCGTCGGACTGCGGTGTGTTGTCGTGCTCCCCCAGTGAAGCGCAGTGACCGCCGGGCCGTATGGAAGAACCGTGAACGTGCCGGGGCGGATTTTCTACGGTGGGGTGATAAGTCCGTCACGGTGTCTCAATCCGGGATTCATGGGAGCGGTCGGGGCCTGACAATACAGCCATGACCGTCGATTCTTCCGTTCCGAGGCTGCCGGACGTCGCGCGCGTGGGTCTGGGCCTTGCGGCGCTGGGCCGCCCCGGCTACCTCAACCTGGGGCACGCGGCCGACCTGCCGGACACGTCGCTGGACGCCATGCGGGAGCAGGCGTGGGCCGTGCTCGATGCGGCGTGGGACGCGGGCGTGCGCACCTACGACGCCGCCCGCAGCTACGGCCTGGCCGAGGAGTTCCTGGGCAGCTGGCTGCGGGCCCGTGGGCACCGCGCCGGAGATGGCGTGCGGATCGGCAGCAAGTGGGGCTACACCTACGTGGCCGGCTGGCGCACCGACGCCGCGACCCACGAGGTCAAATCCCTTGACGCCGCCACCCTGGAGCGGCAGTGGCCCGAGACGCTGGCCGCCCTGGACGGCTCCCCCGACTTCTACCTGATCCACTCCGCGACCCTGGAGACCGGCGTGCTGGAGGACATGGCCGTGCTGGAACGGCTGGCGGCCCTGGCGCACTCGGGCGTGCGCGTGGGCCTGAGCACCTCCGGCCCCCGGCAGGCCGACACCCTGCGCCGGGCGCTGGAAGTGCGCGTGGACGGTGTGAACCCCCTGAGCGTGGTGCAGGCCACGTGGAACGCGCTGGAGCCGTCC from Deinococcus sp. AB2017081 encodes the following:
- a CDS encoding BON domain-containing protein, producing the protein MTRSRDDRFDRNQNDRYAQEPREWGQRDGWQDDRSMSERGRLQYGGQGSGNQGYGTQGYGGQDDRASQYSGSQGYGGQGYGSQGGMDDRYRSQGDFGGQGYGQNQGYAQGSGQNPNMRWDADTMTWRGPSDQQGGGRFQGGGQWQGGRQDDRYGPSGMGGMNQRDTSQGYGGQGFGTPSYGGQFGRQQGQDSWSGQGGMGMGSGQGPRYGGYGTTEGHRGKGPKGYQRSDDRIREMVSDALEDDDRLDASNIEVQVQNGEVTLTGTVTDRMQKRRAEDCLDDLRGVRDVHNQLRVQQSAFQQGGQGQSTSGNGMTGTTNRTETTPTVSGTAKS
- a CDS encoding aldo/keto reductase; translation: MTVDSSVPRLPDVARVGLGLAALGRPGYLNLGHAADLPDTSLDAMREQAWAVLDAAWDAGVRTYDAARSYGLAEEFLGSWLRARGHRAGDGVRIGSKWGYTYVAGWRTDAATHEVKSLDAATLERQWPETLAALDGSPDFYLIHSATLETGVLEDMAVLERLAALAHSGVRVGLSTSGPRQADTLRRALEVRVDGVNPLSVVQATWNALEPSVGPALAEAHAAGWMVVIKEGVANGRLTTRGLTGQGDVPPALAAIAREQDVTPDAVALAAALAQPWADVVLSGATTPGQLADNLGALRVTVDPAELTALAQLPDAYWTHRSGLVWT